From one Flavobacterium sp. N502536 genomic stretch:
- a CDS encoding acyl-CoA thioesterase yields MTKRKEQFNEATELTVSHEIRIRFNETDPLGIVWHGNYITYFEDGREAFGREHGLTYLDIAKTGYTTPIVKSKCEHKLSLRYGDVVTIETTVIDTPAAKMIYRFRILDDKGEVACTGETVQVFLDQEGNLMLTNPPFYEEWKKKVGLLK; encoded by the coding sequence ATGACAAAAAGAAAAGAACAGTTTAACGAAGCAACCGAACTAACCGTTTCGCATGAAATCAGAATTCGTTTTAACGAAACGGATCCGCTTGGAATTGTGTGGCACGGAAATTACATCACCTATTTTGAAGATGGTCGTGAAGCGTTTGGCCGTGAACACGGACTCACCTATTTGGATATTGCCAAAACAGGCTACACCACCCCGATCGTAAAATCAAAATGCGAACACAAATTGTCTTTGCGTTATGGCGATGTGGTAACGATAGAAACAACCGTAATTGATACTCCTGCCGCCAAAATGATCTACCGTTTTAGAATACTGGATGATAAAGGTGAAGTAGCCTGTACCGGAGAAACCGTTCAGGTATTTTTAGATCAGGAAGGTAATCTAATGCTGACCAATCCTCCTTTTTATGAAGAATGGAAAAAGAAAGTTGGGTTGTTGAAATAA
- a CDS encoding polysaccharide deacetylase family protein has translation MITHKNISLFFLFLLLLLLFLKLYIAINWVWFIAIVLIWLGINAVGSSIISSNYHVKAYCNNPLETEKKIAITFDDGPGIFTLEVLELLKKYKVKATFFCIGKNIEKHPEIVKQIIDEGHLVGNHSYSHSNFFDFYTAKTIREEIKKTDTLLEKYTSKKINFFRPPYGVTTPSIRRALKTTGHKVIGWNIRSLDGGTKNQTLIFNRIIKRISPGGIVLLHDTGSHSVLVLEQFLQFLQQNKYTVISTEELLNLKAYEN, from the coding sequence ATGATAACGCATAAAAACATTTCGTTATTCTTTCTCTTTTTATTGCTGCTATTGCTTTTTCTAAAGCTGTATATCGCAATTAACTGGGTATGGTTTATCGCAATTGTTTTAATTTGGTTAGGCATAAACGCGGTAGGCTCTTCCATAATTTCTTCTAATTATCATGTAAAAGCATACTGCAATAATCCGTTGGAAACCGAAAAAAAAATTGCCATTACGTTCGATGACGGACCAGGCATTTTTACTTTAGAAGTTCTGGAATTATTGAAAAAATACAAGGTAAAAGCGACTTTCTTTTGCATTGGAAAAAACATTGAAAAACATCCTGAGATTGTAAAGCAAATTATTGACGAAGGGCATTTGGTTGGTAATCATTCGTACAGTCATTCTAATTTTTTTGATTTTTACACTGCCAAAACAATAAGAGAAGAAATCAAAAAAACAGATACGCTTCTGGAAAAATACACCTCCAAAAAAATAAACTTCTTTCGTCCGCCCTACGGAGTTACAACACCTTCGATCAGAAGGGCTTTAAAAACCACCGGTCACAAAGTAATAGGATGGAATATCCGCTCGCTGGATGGCGGAACCAAAAATCAGACTTTAATTTTCAACCGAATTATAAAACGTATTTCTCCTGGTGGAATTGTACTTTTACACGACACCGGATCACACTCTGTTTTAGTATTGGAACAGTTTTTGCAATTTTTGCAGCAAAACAAGTATACCGTGATTTCAACCGAAGAACTTTTGAATCTTAAAGCTTATGAAAACTGA
- a CDS encoding phosphopantetheine-binding protein: protein MEALKEELKNKIITTLNLEDIAIEDIADNDPLFGDGLGLDSIDALELIVILDKDYGIKLVDPKEGKTIFQSIETMAAYISANRTK, encoded by the coding sequence ATGGAAGCATTAAAAGAAGAATTAAAAAACAAAATCATTACTACTTTAAACCTTGAAGATATCGCGATCGAAGATATTGCAGATAACGACCCTTTGTTTGGAGATGGTTTAGGTTTAGACTCCATTGATGCGCTTGAATTGATCGTGATTTTAGATAAGGATTACGGAATTAAACTGGTTGATCCAAAAGAAGGGAAAACCATCTTTCAATCCATCGAAACTATGGCTGCGTACATTAGCGCTAACAGAACGAAATAG
- a CDS encoding ABC transporter permease translates to MVYKIWMSVVKEFLLLKRDLGGLIILFIMPLVLVITVTLIQDSTFKTVSDTKIQILLVDNDKGTVSKTVFDNLEKSQLFSVVTQIDHKPITEEMAKEAVYKGKFQLAIVIPEKLSVDLQTKIDQNVENIVSKMGLTETDTTVQTAKPKIIKEKEVKLYFDPAVQMSFKNAVMSSIDKMISQIETKSIYTTFQNQLGEGNAEFEQKSFITFKEIIPKINNKEVRPNSVQHNVPAWTLFAIFFIVIPLSINIVKEKSQGTFVRLLTNPVSNLVVIIGKTITYSAICMIQFYMMVAVAIFLFPHIGLPPLNVEGHLFLMSVVALFSGFAAIGFGILLGTIASTQEQSAPFGATSVIILAAIGGIWVPVFAMPNIMQIIAKSSPMNWGLEAFYDVLLRNVSFLEIIPKISLLFLFFIITTSIALFYDKKKRTV, encoded by the coding sequence ATGGTATATAAAATTTGGATGTCAGTCGTAAAAGAATTCCTCCTGCTCAAACGAGATTTAGGCGGATTAATCATTTTATTTATCATGCCTTTGGTTTTGGTTATTACCGTAACCTTAATTCAAGACAGCACTTTTAAAACCGTAAGCGATACCAAAATTCAAATTTTACTGGTGGATAACGACAAAGGTACTGTGTCTAAAACCGTTTTTGATAATCTGGAAAAAAGTCAGCTTTTTAGTGTTGTCACCCAAATCGACCACAAACCTATTACCGAAGAAATGGCTAAAGAAGCGGTTTACAAAGGTAAATTTCAACTGGCGATTGTAATTCCGGAAAAATTAAGTGTGGATCTGCAAACCAAAATTGATCAGAATGTCGAAAACATTGTGAGCAAAATGGGCCTAACAGAAACGGATACTACGGTGCAAACCGCAAAGCCTAAGATCATTAAAGAAAAAGAAGTCAAATTGTATTTTGATCCGGCAGTTCAAATGAGCTTCAAAAATGCCGTGATGAGCTCGATCGATAAGATGATTTCTCAAATCGAAACAAAATCCATTTATACGACTTTTCAAAATCAACTGGGGGAAGGAAATGCCGAATTTGAGCAAAAGAGTTTTATCACGTTCAAAGAAATCATTCCAAAAATAAACAACAAAGAAGTACGTCCCAATTCTGTGCAGCACAACGTTCCGGCCTGGACACTTTTTGCCATATTTTTTATTGTGATACCGTTGTCTATCAATATCGTAAAAGAAAAATCTCAGGGAACATTTGTTCGATTACTCACCAATCCGGTTTCTAACCTCGTCGTTATTATTGGTAAAACCATTACCTATTCGGCCATTTGTATGATTCAGTTTTACATGATGGTGGCCGTGGCAATCTTTTTATTTCCACATATTGGTTTGCCTCCTTTAAATGTCGAAGGTCATTTGTTCTTAATGAGTGTGGTCGCTTTATTTTCAGGTTTTGCAGCCATTGGCTTTGGAATTCTGCTGGGAACGATCGCAAGCACACAAGAACAATCGGCTCCGTTTGGTGCGACAAGCGTTATTATTCTGGCAGCCATTGGCGGAATCTGGGTTCCCGTTTTTGCAATGCCAAACATCATGCAAATCATTGCCAAATCATCTCCCATGAATTGGGGATTAGAAGCGTTCTATGATGTTTTATTGCGCAACGTTTCTTTCCTTGAAATCATCCCAAAAATAAGTTTGTTATTTTTGTTCTTCATTATCACAACATCCATTGCCTTATTTTATGACAAAAAGAAAAGAACAGTTTAA
- a CDS encoding beta-ketoacyl synthase N-terminal-like domain-containing protein, translating to MQLKKTYINGIGCISTQKTFDTVFLEEAVHNHDQNVLEIVPPVYKDYISPAAIRRMAKGVKNGIVASAIAMKDAQIENVDAIITGTGLGCIEDSEKFLKNILDNKEEFLTPTSFIQSTHNTVGAQIALLQKCNGYNFTYVNGAVSFESALLDAKMQIEEEEAQSVLVGGVDENGDYTTALFKLSGRIKQDNQQPYNLLDSTTSGAVYGEGASFFVLENERKETTYAEVLDIAIINTLEDNEIEAEIISFLKSNQLNVSDVDALILGFDGNVDFESYYKNLTEKAFAQTPQLYYKHLSGEYDTASAFALWMASKILKTQEIPEIIKANSVEKPAYQTILLYNQLNGKNHSFTLLSR from the coding sequence ATGCAATTAAAAAAAACATATATAAATGGAATAGGTTGTATTTCGACTCAAAAAACATTTGATACTGTTTTTTTAGAAGAAGCCGTACACAATCACGACCAAAACGTCCTTGAAATTGTTCCGCCGGTTTACAAAGATTATATTTCTCCCGCAGCTATCAGAAGAATGGCAAAAGGAGTCAAAAACGGAATTGTGGCTTCGGCAATTGCCATGAAAGACGCACAAATCGAGAATGTGGATGCCATTATTACCGGAACAGGATTAGGATGCATCGAAGACTCCGAAAAATTCCTAAAAAATATCCTTGATAATAAGGAGGAATTCTTGACCCCAACGTCCTTTATTCAATCGACCCATAATACGGTTGGAGCTCAAATTGCACTGTTACAAAAATGCAACGGTTACAATTTTACCTATGTAAACGGAGCTGTTTCTTTTGAATCGGCACTTTTAGATGCTAAAATGCAAATTGAAGAAGAAGAAGCACAATCGGTTCTCGTGGGTGGAGTTGATGAAAATGGCGATTATACTACTGCTCTTTTTAAATTGTCAGGACGTATCAAACAAGACAACCAGCAACCTTACAACCTTTTAGATTCAACTACAAGCGGTGCTGTTTATGGAGAAGGTGCCAGCTTTTTTGTTTTAGAAAATGAGCGAAAAGAGACTACCTATGCTGAAGTACTCGACATCGCGATCATAAACACCCTGGAAGACAACGAAATTGAAGCTGAAATTATCTCCTTTTTGAAATCCAATCAATTAAACGTTTCGGATGTTGATGCTCTGATTTTAGGATTTGACGGCAATGTAGATTTTGAAAGTTATTATAAAAATTTAACTGAAAAGGCCTTCGCTCAAACCCCTCAATTGTATTACAAACATCTGAGTGGTGAGTACGATACCGCATCGGCTTTTGCTTTATGGATGGCGTCTAAAATTTTAAAAACACAGGAAATCCCTGAAATCATAAAAGCAAATTCGGTTGAAAAACCGGCTTACCAAACCATTTTATTGTACAATCAGCTCAACGGAAAAAATCATAGTTTTACGTTACTTTCAAGATGA
- a CDS encoding outer membrane lipoprotein carrier protein LolA: MKTKIALLLLLISGNLFAQEQKMSDAEITAFKQDVNVVSKKIKTLSTDFVQYKHLDFLSKDIETSGKMIFKEPSLLQWQYKKPYNYSIVFKNGKILINDEGKKSAVDIGNSKIFGRINKLIVGSVSGNMFDDKEFTISYFKSKGQNIAKFVPKDATLKKYIKQIELTFDKEEATVVQVKLLESSEDYTRIVLKNKVINAKIDDSVFNN; this comes from the coding sequence ATGAAAACTAAAATAGCACTACTACTTCTATTGATTTCAGGCAATTTGTTTGCCCAGGAACAGAAAATGTCTGATGCGGAAATTACTGCTTTCAAACAGGATGTAAATGTAGTTTCAAAAAAAATAAAAACCCTGAGTACTGATTTTGTTCAGTACAAACATCTTGATTTTTTATCAAAAGACATCGAAACTTCGGGAAAGATGATTTTTAAAGAGCCTTCCTTACTGCAATGGCAATACAAAAAACCATATAATTACAGTATTGTTTTTAAGAATGGGAAAATCCTCATTAACGACGAAGGCAAGAAAAGTGCCGTTGATATTGGCAACAGTAAGATCTTTGGAAGAATCAACAAATTAATTGTTGGAAGCGTAAGCGGCAATATGTTTGACGACAAAGAATTTACGATTTCTTATTTCAAATCAAAAGGACAAAATATAGCTAAATTTGTTCCGAAAGACGCCACCTTAAAAAAATACATCAAACAAATTGAACTGACTTTTGACAAAGAAGAAGCAACTGTAGTTCAGGTTAAACTATTAGAATCCTCTGAAGATTATACCCGAATTGTACTTAAAAATAAAGTGATCAATGCAAAAATCGACGATTCCGTTTTTAATAATTAA
- a CDS encoding beta-ketoacyl-[acyl-carrier-protein] synthase family protein has protein sequence MLKEIYITQTNCITPLGFDVKSNVEAILRGDSGIQLNNDISLMPVPFYGSVIHDEKINLAFAKISRETKYSRLEKMMILALEPIIKNAAVPLDSKTAFILSTTKGNVTALKDNSEKSFANAHLDVLAKNVAAFFGFQTQPIVVSNACVSGILAISVAKRMIQSELSDNIFVVAGDEVSEFVLSGFNAFQAMSDLPCKPYSKNRTGVSLGEATAAVLVSAEDTNAKIKVIGDSSINDANHISGPSRTGEGLFRSIQNALKEAQIEPHKIDYISAHGTATPFNDEMEAIALNRLGLQNVPVNSLKGFYGHTLGASGLLETVIAIESVNQNTLFESKGFDEIGVSEVINVIEKNEEATIDFFLKTASGFGGCNTAVVFEKIK, from the coding sequence ATGTTAAAAGAGATATACATTACACAAACCAACTGCATCACCCCATTAGGTTTTGATGTCAAATCAAACGTTGAAGCAATTCTTCGCGGTGATTCGGGCATTCAACTAAATAATGACATTTCTTTGATGCCGGTTCCGTTTTATGGTTCGGTAATTCATGATGAAAAAATAAACCTTGCCTTTGCAAAAATCAGCAGGGAAACAAAATACTCCCGTCTGGAGAAAATGATGATTCTGGCTTTAGAGCCGATTATCAAAAATGCAGCGGTTCCATTAGATTCAAAAACGGCTTTTATACTTTCGACTACAAAAGGAAATGTAACGGCTTTAAAAGACAATTCGGAAAAAAGTTTTGCTAATGCACATTTAGATGTCCTGGCAAAAAATGTTGCTGCTTTTTTCGGATTTCAAACACAACCTATTGTCGTTTCGAATGCTTGTGTTTCAGGAATTTTAGCGATTTCTGTTGCCAAAAGAATGATCCAGTCTGAACTCTCCGACAATATTTTTGTAGTGGCCGGCGACGAAGTTTCAGAATTTGTTTTGTCCGGTTTTAATGCTTTTCAGGCCATGAGCGATTTGCCTTGTAAACCGTATTCTAAAAACAGAACCGGTGTAAGTTTAGGCGAGGCAACGGCTGCGGTTCTGGTTTCGGCAGAAGACACAAATGCTAAAATAAAAGTTATTGGAGACAGTTCGATAAACGATGCCAATCATATTTCGGGTCCATCGAGAACAGGCGAAGGTTTGTTCAGAAGTATCCAAAATGCTTTGAAAGAAGCTCAAATTGAGCCCCATAAAATCGATTATATTTCAGCACACGGAACCGCAACTCCGTTTAATGACGAAATGGAGGCCATTGCCCTAAACCGTTTAGGTCTGCAAAATGTCCCAGTCAATAGTCTGAAAGGATTTTACGGTCATACTTTAGGCGCTTCCGGATTATTAGAAACCGTAATCGCTATTGAATCCGTAAATCAAAACACGCTTTTTGAATCGAAAGGTTTTGATGAAATTGGGGTTAGCGAAGTGATCAATGTTATTGAGAAAAACGAAGAAGCAACTATTGATTTTTTCCTAAAAACAGCTTCCGGATTTGGAGGTTGTAATACGGCAGTTGTTTTTGAAAAGATAAAATGA
- a CDS encoding ABC transporter ATP-binding protein has product MQSIIKIESLSKKYKNADLYSLNDVSLEISEGQIFGLLGPNGAGKTTLISMLCGLIKPTSGHFTIDGLNYTHHSSKIKKIIGVVPQEYALYPTLTARENLHYFGSMYGLKGSYLKDKVVETLDLLGLLKFADKRIETFSGGMKRRVNLIAGILHNPKVLFLDEPTVGVDVQSKNAIIDYLKLLNQNGTTIIYTSHHLAEAEDFCTNIAILDRGKIYAQGTPSSLIASTEEARNLEEVFISLTGKDFRDGI; this is encoded by the coding sequence TTGCAATCCATTATAAAAATAGAATCCCTTTCGAAAAAGTACAAAAATGCAGATCTGTATTCTTTGAACGATGTTTCGCTGGAGATCAGTGAAGGTCAGATTTTTGGGTTATTAGGTCCGAATGGTGCCGGAAAAACCACTTTAATCTCTATGCTTTGCGGACTGATAAAACCAACCTCAGGGCATTTCACGATCGATGGGCTGAATTATACCCATCATTCTTCCAAAATCAAAAAAATCATTGGCGTTGTTCCACAGGAATATGCTTTATACCCTACCCTAACGGCCCGGGAGAATTTACATTATTTTGGAAGTATGTACGGCTTAAAAGGCAGTTATCTAAAAGACAAAGTCGTTGAAACTTTAGATCTTTTGGGCTTATTAAAATTTGCCGACAAACGTATCGAAACTTTTTCAGGCGGTATGAAACGCAGAGTCAATTTGATCGCGGGAATTTTACACAATCCCAAAGTTTTGTTTTTAGATGAACCAACCGTTGGTGTTGATGTACAGTCTAAAAATGCCATTATTGACTATCTGAAACTCTTAAATCAAAACGGAACAACCATTATTTATACCTCCCATCATTTGGCAGAAGCGGAAGATTTCTGTACCAACATTGCCATTTTAGACCGCGGCAAAATATACGCTCAGGGTACCCCTTCAAGTTTAATTGCTTCTACCGAAGAAGCCCGAAATCTTGAGGAAGTTTTTATTTCATTAACCGGTAAAGACTTTAGAGATGGTATATAA
- a CDS encoding 3-oxoacyl-ACP synthase, which produces MNPNKTYIQSYITIQNNEIVLNGTSVFKIEPTNFADFSKQAYRNFDMQYPKFFKMDALSKLAFLGAELLLSPITSTEQENNIALVLANKSSSLDTDVKYQESISDKENYFPSPAVFVYTLPNICLGEISIRHQLKSENSFFIFDAFNTEFMSNYSTILLNTNKADTVLCGWVEFFNDDYKAFLCTISKEESTKYNNENINTLYNK; this is translated from the coding sequence ATGAATCCAAACAAAACCTACATACAATCCTATATCACCATCCAAAACAACGAAATTGTTTTGAACGGAACTTCTGTTTTCAAAATTGAACCGACGAATTTTGCTGATTTCTCCAAACAGGCCTATCGCAATTTTGACATGCAATACCCGAAGTTTTTCAAGATGGATGCTTTGAGCAAACTGGCTTTTTTAGGAGCTGAACTGCTTCTGAGTCCGATAACTTCAACGGAACAGGAAAACAATATTGCCTTGGTCCTGGCCAATAAATCATCGAGTTTAGATACCGATGTTAAATATCAGGAATCTATTTCCGACAAAGAAAACTACTTTCCGAGCCCGGCGGTTTTTGTCTATACACTGCCAAATATTTGTCTGGGTGAAATAAGTATTCGCCATCAGCTGAAAAGTGAAAATTCTTTCTTTATATTTGATGCCTTTAACACTGAATTTATGTCTAATTATTCTACTATTCTTCTGAATACAAATAAAGCAGATACGGTTCTTTGTGGCTGGGTAGAATTTTTCAACGACGATTACAAGGCTTTTCTTTGCACCATTAGCAAAGAAGAAAGCACAAAATATAACAACGAAAATATCAATACATTATATAATAAATAA
- a CDS encoding BtrH N-terminal domain-containing protein — MQTNFTHHQSAHCENGVASNLLKNNGLNISEPMVFGIGSGLFFVYLPFIKVNHAPAISYRTLPGQIFNKLASRLNLKIKRQKFSSTTNANKALDENLKNNIPTGLQVGVYHLSYFPDEYRFHFNAHNLVVYGKTETDYLVSDPVMETVTTLTHDELDKVRFAKGAFAPRGQMYYPIQIPKDVDLKSAIIKGIKNTCRDMLAPMPIIGVRGIKFVSKQIRKWPVKHGTKKANHYLAQMVRMQEEIGTGGGGFRFIYAAFLQEASVILNNEELKVLSKEMTQIGDSWRDFAVEASRIYKNRSAKEDAYNTIADELLDIANREEIFFKKLKKAIS; from the coding sequence ATGCAAACTAATTTTACACATCATCAATCTGCTCATTGCGAAAATGGAGTAGCTTCGAATTTGTTAAAAAACAACGGACTGAACATCAGCGAACCGATGGTTTTTGGTATCGGTTCCGGACTTTTCTTCGTATACCTACCGTTTATAAAAGTAAATCATGCTCCTGCAATTAGTTACAGAACTTTGCCTGGACAGATCTTTAATAAACTGGCGAGCCGTTTAAACTTAAAAATAAAAAGACAAAAATTTTCTTCAACAACAAATGCCAACAAGGCTTTGGACGAAAATTTAAAAAACAATATCCCAACCGGATTACAAGTTGGCGTGTATCATTTGAGTTATTTTCCTGATGAATACCGCTTCCATTTTAACGCACACAATTTAGTCGTTTACGGAAAAACCGAAACCGATTATCTTGTTAGCGATCCTGTTATGGAAACGGTTACTACCCTGACACATGACGAACTGGACAAGGTGCGTTTTGCCAAAGGTGCTTTTGCTCCAAGAGGTCAAATGTACTATCCGATTCAAATTCCGAAGGACGTTGATTTGAAAAGCGCCATTATCAAAGGAATCAAAAATACCTGCCGCGATATGTTGGCACCCATGCCTATTATTGGGGTACGCGGAATTAAATTTGTTTCGAAGCAAATTAGAAAATGGCCCGTAAAACACGGTACTAAAAAAGCCAATCACTATTTGGCACAAATGGTGCGCATGCAGGAAGAAATTGGTACAGGTGGCGGAGGTTTCCGATTTATCTATGCCGCATTTTTACAGGAAGCTTCGGTTATCTTAAATAATGAAGAATTAAAAGTCCTTTCTAAAGAAATGACACAAATTGGAGATTCATGGAGAGACTTTGCGGTTGAAGCTTCCCGAATTTACAAAAACAGAAGTGCCAAAGAAGATGCTTACAATACGATTGCCGATGAACTTTTGGACATTGCCAATCGCGAAGAAATCTTTTTCAAAAAACTAAAAAAAGCGATCAGCTAA
- a CDS encoding beta-ketoacyl-[acyl-carrier-protein] synthase family protein: MKGVAITGMGIISSIGNSIEENYISLIENKVAVTRIENIETVHADIIKVGEIKKTNDELVKELELTPDNNFSRTAMIGTFAAKQAVKNAGITSINEFRTGLISATSVGGMDMTEKHYYDYFKHPELVKYITCHDGGDVAEKIAEELGLKGIVTTISTACSSAANAIMLGARLIKSGKLDRVIVGGTDGLAKFTINGFKTLMILSDDYNKPFDNDRKGLNLGEAAAFLVLESDEVVKKQNKKVLARVSGYGNANDAFHQTASSENGDGAYLAMKKAFDISGLKPGDIDYINVHGTATPNNDLSEGRALLRIYGDEKVPDFSSTKPFTGHTLAAAAAIEAVYSVLAIQHSVVYPNLNFETPMEEFDLKPQTSLKNKNIEHVLSNSFGFGGNCSTLIFSKCN, encoded by the coding sequence ATGAAAGGTGTTGCAATAACCGGAATGGGAATTATCTCCTCGATTGGAAATTCAATCGAAGAAAACTACATTTCGTTAATCGAAAATAAAGTTGCGGTAACGCGTATCGAAAACATTGAAACGGTTCACGCTGATATCATTAAAGTAGGGGAAATTAAAAAAACCAATGACGAATTGGTCAAAGAATTAGAACTTACTCCTGATAATAACTTTTCGAGAACGGCCATGATTGGCACTTTCGCCGCAAAACAGGCCGTTAAAAATGCCGGAATTACTTCTATAAATGAATTCCGAACCGGACTTATTTCGGCAACAAGCGTGGGCGGAATGGATATGACTGAAAAGCATTATTACGATTATTTCAAACATCCGGAACTTGTAAAATACATTACTTGTCACGATGGTGGTGATGTAGCCGAAAAAATAGCAGAAGAATTAGGTTTAAAAGGAATTGTTACCACCATAAGTACCGCCTGCTCATCGGCAGCAAACGCCATTATGTTGGGTGCAAGACTGATAAAATCCGGGAAACTGGATCGCGTAATTGTTGGCGGAACCGATGGTTTGGCAAAATTCACGATCAACGGATTCAAAACCCTCATGATTTTATCTGACGATTACAACAAGCCTTTCGACAACGATCGCAAGGGACTAAATCTGGGTGAAGCAGCTGCTTTCCTGGTTTTAGAATCTGATGAAGTTGTAAAAAAGCAAAACAAAAAAGTACTGGCTCGTGTTTCAGGTTATGGTAATGCCAATGATGCTTTCCATCAAACAGCTTCTTCAGAAAATGGTGATGGTGCTTACCTGGCCATGAAAAAAGCCTTTGATATTTCGGGTTTAAAACCTGGTGATATTGACTATATCAACGTTCACGGAACAGCAACTCCCAACAATGACCTCTCTGAAGGAAGAGCACTACTTCGAATTTACGGAGACGAAAAAGTTCCCGATTTTAGTTCGACAAAACCTTTTACGGGGCATACTTTGGCCGCTGCGGCAGCCATTGAAGCCGTTTATAGCGTTTTGGCCATTCAGCATAGCGTGGTTTATCCAAACCTGAATTTCGAAACACCAATGGAAGAGTTTGATTTAAAACCGCAAACTTCTTTAAAAAATAAAAATATCGAACATGTTTTGTCCAACTCTTTCGGATTTGGGGGTAACTGTTCGACTCTTATATTTTCAAAATGCAATTAA
- a CDS encoding ABC transporter permease → MKTGVDIQNYLPHRAPLLMVDLILDIDSSFVETTFLIREDNIFVENNTFIEAGLIENTAQTCSSIVGKKYFFDEDGTENENVNVLGFISAIKNLKIHTLPKVGDTIITKANLVSKFAGDDYTLCTMSCESLLADKILLECEINLFIQKTISVPE, encoded by the coding sequence ATGAAAACCGGAGTTGACATACAAAACTATTTACCCCACCGGGCACCGCTGCTTATGGTGGATTTAATTTTGGATATAGATTCCAGTTTTGTAGAAACCACATTTTTGATCCGGGAAGATAATATTTTTGTTGAAAACAACACTTTTATTGAAGCCGGCTTAATCGAAAACACCGCACAAACCTGTTCGTCTATTGTAGGCAAAAAATATTTTTTTGACGAAGACGGAACAGAAAACGAAAATGTAAATGTACTGGGGTTTATCAGTGCGATAAAAAACCTGAAAATACATACACTGCCAAAAGTAGGTGATACTATTATTACCAAAGCCAATCTGGTTTCAAAATTTGCAGGCGACGATTATACGCTATGTACCATGAGCTGCGAAAGTCTGCTTGCTGACAAAATACTTTTGGAATGCGAAATTAATCTGTTCATTCAAAAAACAATTTCGGTTCCGGAATAG